The following coding sequences are from one Eucalyptus grandis isolate ANBG69807.140 chromosome 11, ASM1654582v1, whole genome shotgun sequence window:
- the LOC104425839 gene encoding homologous recombination OB-fold protein, giving the protein MEEEPWEALDVDDSDLSSFRRPPKRRQTLADPPISSSVLRPCSRRSSQPPSPHPSPPALASQLPPRSPSPDSLPPPESPPGREEEAKGERRIPGPAGAVQAAMRRRGRRSEEGFPIAGGEEEEDATPIPTQEYIRRALENGDEDDGDFTLDPWVCAVEFVRRQGLVDGDGVAIGTPLCSIKRGTVPDKVSQVVAIVKSCTPNGLGDMMVTLKDPTGTVDATIHRKVLQEKDFGKEISVGSVLILQKVAVFSPSRCTCYLNITLNNIIKVISKDSGPPSKENCSLPAKECSSSLEIREKSSMQEKASSQLSGRIEGILSSLKQATNTKERTVHCPQYEQAGGVQGTDSCSDQTSRNRDISMVNEPSPAAHDEISQFRAARGGETMDCSTSENIERNDTRSGIAEVSDDKDGISVDRMRKQKQQQLSLRTSLLQWTDEQLEELMDCE; this is encoded by the exons ATGGAGGAGGAGCCGTGGGAAGCGCTCGACGTCGACGACTCCGACCTCTCCAGCTTCCGGCGCCCCCCCAAGCGCCGCCAAACCCTAGCCGATCCCCCGATTTCCTCATCCGTTCTCCGGCCCTGCTCTCGCCGCTCCTCCCAACCCCCGTCGCCGCATCCCAGCCCGCCGGCCCTAGCTTCCCAACTACCTCCTCGGTCCCCGAGCCCGgactctctccctcctcccgaATCTCCGCcgggaagagaagaggaagcgAAGGGCGAGCGGAGAATACCCGGGCCGGCGGGAGCAGTTCAGGCGGCGATGCGGCGGAGAGGTCGGAGGTCGGAGGAGGGGTTCCCGATAGCCggaggcgaggaggaggaggacgcgACCCCGATTCCTACgcaggagtatataaggagggcTCTGGAGAATGGGGATGAGGACGATGGCGATTTCACGCTCGATCCATGGGTTTGTGCGGTGGAATTCGTGCGGCGGCAAG GGTTGGTGGATGGTGATGGAGTGGCCATTGGGACGCCTCTGTGCTCCATCAAGAGAGGAACTGTCCCTGATAAAGTGTCACAG GTTGTTGCAATTGTCAAATCTTGCACTCCAAATGGCCTTGGTGATATGATGGTGACACTTAAG GATCCAACAGGTACAGTGGATGCTACTATTCATCGCAAAGTTCTGCAAGAGAAGGATTTTGGGAAGGAGATATCTGTTGGTTCAGTTTTAATTCTTCAGAAG GTTGCGGTGTTTTCACCTTCACGCTGCACTTGCTATCTCAACATAACTTTGAACAACATCATAAAG GTCATCTCTAAGGACAGTGGACCTccatcaaaagagaattgttCTCTTCCAGCTAAAGAATGTTCTTCCAGTTTGG AGATTCGGGAGAAATCCAGCATGCAAGAGAAAGCATCGTCCCAGTTAAGTGGGAGAATAGAGGGAATCTTGAGTAGTTTAAAGCAAGCTACTAATACGAAAGAGAGAACAGTTCATTGTCCACAGTACGAACAGGCTGGAGGGGTACAAGGGACCGACTCTTGCAGCGACCAAACTAGCAGAAACCGTGACATTTCTATGGTTAACGAACCATCACCAGCAGCACATGATGAGATAAGCCAATTTAGGGCAGCTAGGGGTGGTGAGACTATGgattgttctacatcagaaaACATTGAGCGCAATGACACAAGGTCGGGCATTGCAGAAGTTTCTGACGATAAAGATGGCATTAGTGTAGATCGAATGAGgaagcagaagcagcagcagcttaGTTTGAGAACTTCACTCCTGCAGTGGACTGATGAACAACTAGAGGAGCTCATGGATTGCGAGTGA